The genomic stretch GCaggaaggtcaagaggttgagaacCGACAACTCTAACTCAACTTCAAAAGGAAACAAAATTCTAACTCTAACCCGACTTCAACATCAGAAGGaaacaaaactccatacttcagagttcccttaACATACCTTAGtatcctgacagcagcttggtaatgtCACCACTTTGGTTTGTTCATGAACTTACTcaccattccaactgcatagTAGATGTCATGTATGGTGTTATAGAGATATCTCAATGAGCCAACCGACTGTTTAAaagttgtagcatctacatcatcaccctCAATATTAGAATCCAACTTGTGATTCGTTTCAGTAGGTGTGATTGCAATCTTGTAATTTGTCAGCTCGAATCTCTTCAGAAGTTCAAGTTTATAATTCAGCCGATGTAAAATAATACCCTTCTCAGAGTACATAATCTTCATCCCTAGAAAATATACCATATTTCCTAGATcactcatctcaaactcattcatcacCATCTTCTTGAACTTCATTATCTCATATGAACAACTTATTATCAACaatatatcatcaacatagagacacaccaAAATCATATTTCCTTtagaagtatgctgaacataaactccatactccatctcacactTTCTGAATCCTTGGAGCatgaaaaatgaatcaattttcagattccaagctctaggagcttatTTCAATCCATACAACGTTTTATGTAACCTGTACACCATCCCTTCACGATTATTTTTCATAAAcccaggaggttgtgacacgtatACCTCTTCTTGCAATGGACCGTTCAAAAATGAAGATTTCACATCCAGATGTATTAGAGACCAATTCCTATTTTCACCTATAGCAATCACcaatctgattgtttcatgtctaaTTACAGGCacaaacacttcaaagtaatctaGTTCATATTTCTATATAAATCCTCTTACTCCTAAACTTGCTTTGTGTTTGCCAATTAATCCACCTGGCTTCAGTTTCACCTTGAAAACCCATATGATGCTGACGACTTCCTTATTTTTTGGAAGTTCAGTCAACTCtcaagtcttgtttctttctatagcctcaagtttttctttcatggccttcaatCACACTTTCTTCTTAAGCATTTGTTCAACACTAACTGGTttagagtctactaacatggcacacttAATAACTTCTCCGACAGAGTCTACCTCAATATATTTTaacatgtcaaactctgcaaatATCCTTGGTGTTTGTCTGATTCTTTATGGCCGCTGAAATTGTTCAGAATCTTCTTCAGATGCTGGAACAATATCAGATGCTTAGCCACCTCCAGAAGTTGGACCACCTTTAGAAGTTGGAGCACCTTCAGAAGTTTGAAATCCTACAGCTTCTTGAACACCAGAGTCTGGATCATCATTAGAATCTGGATTagaatcagattcaccttcagaGTCCGACTCGTCTTCAGAGTCACCTTCAAAATCATCTTCTGATTCAAATTCATCTTTAGAACCTTTAGATTCTGAagtatcttcagaagttaactcagGTGTTGGCACTACAACAGAGTTGTATTGAGACTTACTCCAATCCCATGCTTCTAATTCCTTCACAATGACGTATTTGTTGACTTCAATCTTATTAGTGACTGGACAATAAAGCTTATAcgcacctgtactgtggtacccaATTACCAACGTTACTTTACTTCTATCATCCATCTTCTATCTAGTAGCACCTAGAACATGTTTGAAACAAACATAACCAAATACCCTGAAATGACTCACACATTGCTTATCACTAGTCCACTtctcaaaaggaacaatttccttcagcttcttTGTTAGACACATGTTGAGCATATATACTGCAGTGGCAACAATTTCTCCCCACAAGGTGTGAGACAACTTCTTCTCCTTCATCATGCTTCTTGACATATCAAGCAAAATTCAATTTCTTCTTTTAGCAAGATCGTTGTGTTGAGGAGTGTATGGAGCAGTCATCTCATGCTCAATTtcattctcctcacagaactttCTGAACTATGTAGAGTTATAatcacctccaccatcagttctgagaattttcaacttctgaccactccGTTTTTTAGTCTTCACCTTGAACTTCTGAAACTCAGCAAACACCTCATGCTTAAACTTGATGAGTGTTACCCATATCATTCTTATGAACTCATCCACAAACGAcacaaaatatttattttctcCAAGTAAAGGCACTTCAAATAGTCCACAAACATCAGAATGTACTACTCCCAAAGCATGCTTTTCTATTGGGGCTACTTCTGATGCAAATGAAAATCTAGGTTGCTTGCCTTTCATGCATATCTCGCGTGACTTCTCAGGCTTCACAATCTTGGGAATGCCATATACCAGCTTCTTAGAATTCAGATTCCCTAAGCTTATGAAATTAAGATGCCCTAATCTCTTATGCCATAGATCACTCCCACCTTCAGTGTCTTCTGCACTAAGGAATTTAGTTTTAGCTGTCTCCACATTCACCTTGAATATTATGTTGCTTCCCTACTCAGATtgcataatcaacttctgatcaGAATCATCCAACTTCAAGATATTGTTCTTCATAGTAACTGGGAAACTTTTCTCAATGAGATGACCTATACTAATTAGATTGCTtttcatgccaggaacataccaAACATCCTTGATCATAACAGTTTTACCATTCTTCACCTTGACTTTGACATTTCACATACCTTCATCATTGAGGTATTTATCATTAACACATCTGATTTTTGTCTTCTTTCTAAAGTCAAAATCAATCACCTATTGTTTGTTTCCAGTTAGGTGATTTGAGCAGTcaatgtccatataccaccagttTACCAAATACGCACCATCAAACTCAGAAGTCATCAATAACACAGGTTCATCATCAAAATCTCTTATGGCTATGTTTTCTTATTTTGATTTCCTTTCCTTGTTGTCCCAACAGTCAACAGTAAAGTGGCaaaacttcttacaacagtagcATTAAATCTTCTTCTTGTCTAACTTCTCCTTTTCTTTCTAATGTTTCTTCTCATCAGAATTTGAGGCTTATGACTTCTGAAAACCACCACCGTGTCTCTTCTTGGATTCTGACCGAGACTGCTTCTGACTTTTCTTTCCAGAAGATGCCTTCAAAGCCTGCCCTATTTCTCTTTTGGAGGTTCTCTCAAACAgacgcaactcttgtgcctctagactTCTCTGCAACTCCTCAATCCTCGTGGTGTTGAGGTAtttagaatgttcaattgctacaacaatgtaatcaaattgaggaGTAAAAGATCTCAATACCCTCTCAGTGATTACTTGTTTTGACAAAGTTTCTCCACAAGATTTCATCTCATTggtgatcagaatcactctagagatgtaatCAGCTATCTTCTCATTGTCCTTCATGTTGATATTCTCATATTGTTTATATAGAGACTGAAGCTTGAACTTTTTCACTGATGCATCTCCGTCGTAGCACCGTACCCCGTGTGTCCCACGCAACCTTCGCTGTCGTCAAATcaacgattttctcaaacacattcgcatctgtaacacccttctacccaaacgacatatttaaatagattatcagagtacaacatgtagaagagtttacatttcttacaacataacacttatcgcatcacaacataaaacatattatttattttattaaaacttcgcagcggacaacaacacaaatattatcatttatcatataacaattcataataatgtttcaacattatctcaacaaagcatctcaacatattagtcatcataaacaacgtaaataataaccaattatctatcgaatcccataaccccggtgtcacatgaccagagcatttgactcgactctgtagaataattctacacttattcttcaaacctcaacaatagctactcctctttatctgcacattgctcatcatagatgaacataaacacatgcagaaggggtgagaattacattattaaataataatataacgacagaaatataaacataaatatatttcacatatgccaacacaactcatcataatcatcataatcaacgtactcatgaacatcaacaaaacaacatatcaaatgcaatgcacacacccatgcatgactcaacacgactcggtatacccattttgtgaccaactacaggatcaccactcccggattcatcaccatagaatccgagttccccgtaaggaaccaagcctctccacaagcccggagtcaacaacatcattggaactcagtccgttcatcactaggcatcggcctttcatgaatgcatgcacaccaaacatgcatcataatcaacatagcaacaacagcatcatatagtcatgttatcatcatcattaatagcatgacatataactcaacaaaacaacaacaacattacaacgatatcacatctgtgagtttaaaacgcgaaagttgtccgtcaaactgatatggcgaacgccattaggctaatggcgaacgccattagcgttaaacgctcttattctggaaaaattgtccgtcaaactgatatggcgaacgccattaggctaatggcgaacgccattagcgttaaacgctcttattctggaaaaactgtccgtcaaactgatatggcgaacgtcatttggctgttatgtgcataaataagattttaagtgcagaaacagtggacgcgcgggcttctaagcatataactcaacaaaactcacagatcggagaatttccatcaaaaccccaaactttcccaatctccctaaaatccccaaaatccattgtcatacggtgaactgacttgggatattttgctttttatcgcaatgtcgcggatagcaagagtcgccaccgacttttcttttatccaataaggaaaggtggaaaagaacaggaaagacctcaaaagattttgggttcgggaggtacattatacaaagggaaggtgttagcaccctttgtatccatggttatccatgggctcttaattgctggatcacttatgttatttttcgtgtctgaaaaagtgtttgtgaggtgcttagaaaatgttttgaaaagagagtttaactttgtaatgattctcgtatgaatgtatacaaagtgtttatctcgttttaattttgaaagtgatttagaaaaatataacttggcaatgattctagtatgaatgtatgTCAAGTGGCGATTTTCTAATATTTGCAAAGTGTGAAGTATGGAAAATGTTTcaggttatgatccagtaattgagagttataccttcctaaggtcgttatgggcatttcctatccttatgagggtaaaactgtccttactattgagaagtaagtagttttatcctttggatgtaaaagggtcatcgtagggttatcgattggtcattgaaggcaacagttgtaaggataccttagcattcgaagggacgatcatcatttaaccgtaggctacaccgaagggtcatcgggggacaaaatcgtattttcgaaggcaacatccgagggaccatgatttattttatgatgatttaaccgaagggtctttgctaagtgtatccctacattcgcggggcatgaccgtaataccgtgttatcgtaaggcaaaagagaggtccaagatcacatatttaaaagccatattttaaagttaattaggtaattaggatgaatctccaattaaaattaatacattaaaattaatacattaaaattaacacattaaaattaatcaagtaatttagggcgaatctccacaagggtatcccacaaataaagtggaagacctaacggcaatcttttcctgggccatatgaacctttgcaaaattcaacaaacgggttagcataccaaagCAGGGTGTAATCGAggagttgcaccaaagcagtaatagtatcaggtaaacaaagcatggttataataaaacaggtcagaagggcaaagatcaaaacagaacgaaaaacagcggcatccatcacaacaattcaaggtatccaggcatacttaagtctACATACagaacctcaaatatatttatgaattcaattataatatcacatggGAATTCGGGACGTAAAGcggcgatagtaacgcaaacctgtttgcaattgaatcgtaaccttgaattggcactcttagggttgatgccggattgagttgagcggtgccgccggcttttccttcagggtttcctttaaacaacaaattaaaacgaaggaaataaactagatcctaacgtaaggttagattcggtaaaaaggtgcacaatagtttccgttgcagaaactattgtgcgaaaagaattaactaaatgctaaaaagggaatGGGAAATTGCAAGGGGAGCAGTGTAGAACTCGTAATAAACAATGACTAAGCTACTGGAAAAGAAACTATGCAAAAGCAAAAACGGCCAAAGGAAACAAAATGTGGAAAAACCTCCCCCCTCTAGGTTTTCTTCGTGGCTATTTATATATGCTTCAGTAACCCGTTgccaaaaggtcttcaacgtgcgcgtggatatagggcccaacattcctcaagtctcttcaagtctctgaggcgttactggcgcccaaaaagtaggggaatggtgtgacgttcgtcacaccatgtgtgacgtccgtcacagggatgcgcaaggcgtgacgctcgtcacagcctctgtgacgctcgtcacaggtgcAATACCTGAGTTCTTGTATTCTGGGCTGGGCCTTGCTATTTGGTTCGTTTTTcctcctttttgcacctcttttcctccaaTTCTACTTGTGTTTCCAAATAAgcacctgagacaaataggaagaaaataccgcgtaatatccAATAATATAAAGTGACCTGaaataaatgatgataaaatttaattgaattaagccttaaaatatgatataatttcatgttatcactaggcgagcgtgtagcgaacaggccagtttgggccattttcattcgtgagctgggccttcgttcctttgagatcagtgtcataaaaatgattcggaatgcctttgaaaaatgtcttgaactattgatgggcaaattttggggtatgacagctg from Lathyrus oleraceus cultivar Zhongwan6 chromosome 7, CAAS_Psat_ZW6_1.0, whole genome shotgun sequence encodes the following:
- the LOC127108309 gene encoding uncharacterized mitochondrial protein AtMg00810-like — its product is MEYGVYVQHTSKGNMILVCLYVDDILLIISCSYEIMKFKKMVMNEFEMSDLGNMVYFLGMKIMYSEKGIILHRLNYKLELLKRFELTNYKIAITPTETNHKLDSNIEGDDVDATTFKQSVGSLRYLYNTIHDIYYAVGMVSKFMNKPKW